Proteins from one Salarias fasciatus chromosome 14, fSalaFa1.1, whole genome shotgun sequence genomic window:
- the hif1al gene encoding hypoxia inducible factor 1 subunit alpha, like isoform X1, translating into MEKKEESVAGKRSSSEQRKLRSRDAARCRRSQETEVFYELAGTLPLPRRVSTHLDKAGIMRVTLSYLRMHHLLRSGEEQEEEEEEEEDPMDAFYPQTLAGFVMVLSEEGDMIYLTENVNKHIGIMQLELLGQSIYDFIHPCDQEELRDLLTPRPGTSKKSRAEPKSERNFFLRMKSTLTSRGRTVNIKAATWKVLHCMGHMRSFGGSSTSPPTGQVMTLLCEPIPHPSSVEFPLDTSTFLTRHSLDLHFTHCEGRVTELVGYKPDDLIGRSAFEFHHALDSDHINKSLHTLLSKGQVSTGLYRFLANSGGFVWAVTQATVLYNGKTAQPEAIVCLNFILSSVEQPDVVFSLEQTHGARPPKAEVRAPEDCGIGVMSDSEAELLPEDSAPDGTAAATLFMKLKEQPEELLQLAPDAGDAVVPLTAAGQTGSVELTFSSPSTLDSQPQDLCSPQLRQLLSPIFNPDSPPPSSSSSSSSSSSPASSPELLMEQDEGQEVAMDTSEVEKFFAVWPEDAQKSGGGLQNMEEVDLDMLAPYISMDDDFQLTFLAAEPPSPLSAAPAASRKRTLELDKELQVQSKRRKAAPTSMEEELLLSHRLLVSGVQRTVRLAVRLAVQRTVPLAVPQAPPSPPRLRPQDSLQDAEQADLLVDLEPGGRCQLLTDRDPVLGGVQGLCDTAALMRDVFVARPSCLSPPLSPMT; encoded by the exons GAGCAGCTcggagcagaggaagctgcGCTCCCGGGACGCCGCCCGCTGCCGGCGCAGCCAGGAGACGGAGGTCTTCTACGAGCTGGCCGGCACgctgcccctcccccgccgGGTCTCCACCCACCTGGACAAGGCGGGCATCATGAGAGTGACGCTCAGCTACCTGCGGATGCACCACCTGCTGCGCTCCG gggaggagcaggaggaggaggaggaggaggaggaagatcccATGGACGCCTTCTACCCTCAGACGCTGGCGGGCTTCGTCATGGTGCTGAGCGAGGAGGGAGACATGATCTACCTGACGGAGAACGTCAACAAGCACATCGGCATCATGCAG CTGGAGCTCCTGGGTCAGAGCATCTACGACTTCATCCACCCGTGTGACCAGGAGGAGCTGCGGGACCTGCTGACGCCCCGTCCAG GGACCAGCAAGAAGTCACGGGCCGAGCCCAAGAGCGAGAGGAACTTCTTCCTGCGCATGAAGAGCAcgctgaccagcagggggcgcaccGTCAACATCAAGGCTGCCACCTGGaag gttctccactgCATGGGCCACATGCGTTCATTCGGGGGCAGCTCCACGTCGCCCCCCACAGGCCAAGTGATGACGCTGCTGTGCGAGCCCATCCCCCACCCGTCCAGCGTGGAGTTCCCGCTGGACACCTCCACCTTCCTGACCCGGCACAGCCTGGACCTGCACTTCACACACTGCGAGGGCCg GGTAACGGAGCTGGTGGGATACAAACCCGACGATCTGATTGGACGCTCCGCCTTCGAGTTTCATCACGCGCTCGACTCTGATCACATCAACAAAAGTCTGCACACAC TGCTGTCCAAGGGCCAGGTGAGCACCGGCCTGTACCGCTTCCTGGCCAACAGCGGCGGCTTCGTGTGGGCCGTGACTCAGGCCACTGTGCTCTACAACGGCAAGACGGCGCAGCCCGAAGCCATCGTCTGCCTCAACTTCATCCTCAG ctcGGTGGAGCAGCCGGACGTGGTGTTCTCCCTGGAGCAGACCCACGGCGCCCGGCCGCCCAAAGCCGAGGTCCGGGCCCCAGAGGATTGTGGGATTGGCGTCATGTCTGATTCTgaggctgagctcctccccGAGGACTCCGCCCCAGAcggcaccgccgccgccacgctcttcatgaagctgaaggagcagccggaggagctgctgcagctcgctcCCGACGCCGGGGACGCCGTCGTCCCGCTGACAGCTGCAGGGCAGACCG GCTCCGTGGAGCTGACGTTCTCCAGCCCGTCCACCCTGGACTCGCAGCCTCAGGACCTGTGCAGTCCCCAGCTGAGACAGCTCCTGTCCCCCATCTTCAACCCGGACAGCCCACCGCCTtcatcctcctcgtcctcctcgtcctcctcgtccccgGCCTCCTCGCCTGAGCTGCTGATG gaGCAGGACGAGGGGCAGGAGGTGGCCATGGACACCAGCGAGGTGGAGAAGTTCTTCGCCGTGTGGCCAGAAGACGCTCAGAAGAGTGGAGGAGGCCTGCAG AACATGGAGGAGGTGGACCTGGACATGCTGGCTCCCTACATCTCCATGGACGACGACTTCCAGCTCACCTTCCTGGCGGCCGAGCCTCCGTCCCCGCTgtcggcggcgccggcggcgagCAGGAAGAG gACTCTGGAGCTGGACaaggagctgcaggttcagaGCAAGAGGCGGAAAGCCGCCCCCACCTCCAtggaagaggagctgctgctcagccacAGACTGCTGGTCAGTGGAGTCCAGAG GACGGTCCGGTTAGCGGTCCGGTTAGCGGTCCAGAGGACGGTCCCGTTAGCGGTCCCTCAGGCCCCGCCCTCACCGCCCCGTCTCCGCCCACAGGACTCCCTGCAGGACGCCGAGCAGGCCGACCTGCTGGTGGACCTGGAGCCGGGCGGACGCTGCCAGCTGCTCACGGACAGAGACCCGGTGCtgggaggcgttcagggactctgcgacacagcag ctctgatgAGGGATGTATTTGTCGCTCGCCCctcctgcctctctcctcctctctctccgaTGACCTGA
- the hif1al gene encoding hypoxia inducible factor 1 subunit alpha, like isoform X2 translates to MEKKEESVAGKRSSSEQRKLRSRDAARCRRSQETEVFYELAGTLPLPRRVSTHLDKAGIMRVTLSYLRMHHLLRSGEEQEEEEEEEEDPMDAFYPQTLAGFVMVLSEEGDMIYLTENVNKHIGIMQLELLGQSIYDFIHPCDQEELRDLLTPRPGTSKKSRAEPKSERNFFLRMKSTLTSRGRTVNIKAATWKVLHCMGHMRSFGGSSTSPPTGQVMTLLCEPIPHPSSVEFPLDTSTFLTRHSLDLHFTHCEGRVTELVGYKPDDLIGRSAFEFHHALDSDHINKSLHTLLSKGQVSTGLYRFLANSGGFVWAVTQATVLYNGKTAQPEAIVCLNFILSSVEQPDVVFSLEQTHGARPPKAEVRAPEDCGIGVMSDSEAELLPEDSAPDGTAAATLFMKLKEQPEELLQLAPDAGDAVVPLTAAGQTGSVELTFSSPSTLDSQPQDLCSPQLRQLLSPIFNPDSPPPSSSSSSSSSSSPASSPELLMEQDEGQEVAMDTSEVEKFFAVWPEDAQKSGGGLQNMEEVDLDMLAPYISMDDDFQLTFLAAEPPSPLSAAPAASRKRTLELDKELQVQSKRRKAAPTSMEEELLLSHRLLDSLQDAEQADLLVDLEPGGRCQLLTDRDPVLGGVQGLCDTAALMRDVFVARPSCLSPPLSPMT, encoded by the exons GAGCAGCTcggagcagaggaagctgcGCTCCCGGGACGCCGCCCGCTGCCGGCGCAGCCAGGAGACGGAGGTCTTCTACGAGCTGGCCGGCACgctgcccctcccccgccgGGTCTCCACCCACCTGGACAAGGCGGGCATCATGAGAGTGACGCTCAGCTACCTGCGGATGCACCACCTGCTGCGCTCCG gggaggagcaggaggaggaggaggaggaggaggaagatcccATGGACGCCTTCTACCCTCAGACGCTGGCGGGCTTCGTCATGGTGCTGAGCGAGGAGGGAGACATGATCTACCTGACGGAGAACGTCAACAAGCACATCGGCATCATGCAG CTGGAGCTCCTGGGTCAGAGCATCTACGACTTCATCCACCCGTGTGACCAGGAGGAGCTGCGGGACCTGCTGACGCCCCGTCCAG GGACCAGCAAGAAGTCACGGGCCGAGCCCAAGAGCGAGAGGAACTTCTTCCTGCGCATGAAGAGCAcgctgaccagcagggggcgcaccGTCAACATCAAGGCTGCCACCTGGaag gttctccactgCATGGGCCACATGCGTTCATTCGGGGGCAGCTCCACGTCGCCCCCCACAGGCCAAGTGATGACGCTGCTGTGCGAGCCCATCCCCCACCCGTCCAGCGTGGAGTTCCCGCTGGACACCTCCACCTTCCTGACCCGGCACAGCCTGGACCTGCACTTCACACACTGCGAGGGCCg GGTAACGGAGCTGGTGGGATACAAACCCGACGATCTGATTGGACGCTCCGCCTTCGAGTTTCATCACGCGCTCGACTCTGATCACATCAACAAAAGTCTGCACACAC TGCTGTCCAAGGGCCAGGTGAGCACCGGCCTGTACCGCTTCCTGGCCAACAGCGGCGGCTTCGTGTGGGCCGTGACTCAGGCCACTGTGCTCTACAACGGCAAGACGGCGCAGCCCGAAGCCATCGTCTGCCTCAACTTCATCCTCAG ctcGGTGGAGCAGCCGGACGTGGTGTTCTCCCTGGAGCAGACCCACGGCGCCCGGCCGCCCAAAGCCGAGGTCCGGGCCCCAGAGGATTGTGGGATTGGCGTCATGTCTGATTCTgaggctgagctcctccccGAGGACTCCGCCCCAGAcggcaccgccgccgccacgctcttcatgaagctgaaggagcagccggaggagctgctgcagctcgctcCCGACGCCGGGGACGCCGTCGTCCCGCTGACAGCTGCAGGGCAGACCG GCTCCGTGGAGCTGACGTTCTCCAGCCCGTCCACCCTGGACTCGCAGCCTCAGGACCTGTGCAGTCCCCAGCTGAGACAGCTCCTGTCCCCCATCTTCAACCCGGACAGCCCACCGCCTtcatcctcctcgtcctcctcgtcctcctcgtccccgGCCTCCTCGCCTGAGCTGCTGATG gaGCAGGACGAGGGGCAGGAGGTGGCCATGGACACCAGCGAGGTGGAGAAGTTCTTCGCCGTGTGGCCAGAAGACGCTCAGAAGAGTGGAGGAGGCCTGCAG AACATGGAGGAGGTGGACCTGGACATGCTGGCTCCCTACATCTCCATGGACGACGACTTCCAGCTCACCTTCCTGGCGGCCGAGCCTCCGTCCCCGCTgtcggcggcgccggcggcgagCAGGAAGAG gACTCTGGAGCTGGACaaggagctgcaggttcagaGCAAGAGGCGGAAAGCCGCCCCCACCTCCAtggaagaggagctgctgctcagccacAGACTGCTG GACTCCCTGCAGGACGCCGAGCAGGCCGACCTGCTGGTGGACCTGGAGCCGGGCGGACGCTGCCAGCTGCTCACGGACAGAGACCCGGTGCtgggaggcgttcagggactctgcgacacagcag ctctgatgAGGGATGTATTTGTCGCTCGCCCctcctgcctctctcctcctctctctccgaTGACCTGA